One window of Aphelocoma coerulescens isolate FSJ_1873_10779 chromosome 17, UR_Acoe_1.0, whole genome shotgun sequence genomic DNA carries:
- the PRRT1B gene encoding LOW QUALITY PROTEIN: proline rich transmembrane protein 1B (The sequence of the model RefSeq protein was modified relative to this genomic sequence to represent the inferred CDS: deleted 2 bases in 2 codons) yields MINQPRLRSRRPRGATLGSGAAPGPHRGRTGAAPGRTGAGGSWDPAGSGASPRMDGDPPAGPQGPGPTARGAEQGDGSGAAGALPASGTRSEPPAGPADRPVVVSVVTNSAFEGAPPPYSPPDPKSFHHLHPPFPAGFSEQAPVFYQPGPGPRSFPAPGIPAGPLPYTTYNAQPGAGPLPAGRGQQLPKDYMVESVLVTLFCCLVTGVMALVYSHEIRAALARGDVAQAYVASRKAQSLVLFSLLFGLFASITWIIYVLVSLYL; encoded by the exons ATGATTAACCAGCCCCGGCTGCGCTCCCGCCGCCCGCGCGGGGCCACGCTGGGCTCGGGGGCCGCACCGGGGCCGCACCGGGGCCGCACCGGGGCCGCACCG GGCCGCACCGGGGCCGGCGGCAGTTGGGACCCCGCGGGCTCCGGC GCGTCTCCGCGG ATGGACGGTGACCCGCCAGCCGGGCCCCAGGGCCCCGGCCCCACAGCCCGGGGAGCGGAGCAGGGGGATGGCAGCGGGGCAGCCGGGGCACTGCCCGCCTCCGGCACCCGCAGCGAGCCCCCCGCGGGCCCTGCGGACAGGCCCGTGGTGGTGTCGGTGGTCACCAACTCAGCCTTCGAGGGGGCCCCGCCGCCCTACTCGCCCCCGGACCCGAAGAGCTTTCACCACCTCCACCCGCCATTCCCAGCCGGCTTCTCCGAGCAAGCGCCCGTCTTTTACCAGCCGGGGCCCGGACCGCGGTCCTTCCCAGCCCCGGGCATCCCAGCCGGGCCCCTGCCCTACACCACC TACAACGCGCAGCCGGGCGCGGGGCCGTTGCCCGCCGGCCGCGGGCAGCAGTTGCCCAAGGACTACATGGTGGAGTCAGTGCTGGTGACCCTCTTCTGCTGCCTGGTGACCGGGGTCATGGCCCTCGTCTACTCCCATGAG ATCCGGGCTGCGCTCGCCCGTGGGGACGTGGCCCAGGCGTACGTGGCATCCAGAAAGGCGCAGTCACTGGTCCTCTTCAGCCTCCTCTTCGGGTTGTTCGCCTCCATCACCTGGATCATCTATGTCCTGGTGTCCCTGTACCTGTGA